Proteins co-encoded in one Azotosporobacter soli genomic window:
- a CDS encoding aminopeptidase P family protein: protein MSAKETIAKLRALMQEKKIDVYVIPSADNHQSEYVGEHFKARAFVTGFTGSAGTAVITASEAGLWTDGRYFLQAEQELSGSGVTLFKSGNPGVPSVRDYVAAVLPEGGTLGFDGRLIAMREGCDFADALRAKRGKIEYGQDLVDSVWPDRPKLATEPVFHLVERYSGESTAAKLKRVRAAMHEAGASHHLLTTLDDIAWLFNIRGRDVLYSPLVLAYAIISREKAELFIDASRLPADVTTELEKDDVVFVPYNAIYEAVKLFGKNDVVLLDPERLNYALYQNLPSCVKKVEATNPTILFKAVKNEVELANIERAHIKDGIACTKLMHWLKTQALTTRITEIGVAEKLETLRKEQDGYLWQSFAPICAFKEHAALMHYSATPETDAVLKAGHLFLADTGGNYLEGSTDVTRTIAIGEVSAELKKHFTAVARGMMNLARAKFPYGCKGYNLDVLARQPIWELGIDYKCGTGHGVGYLLNIHEGPSGFRWYSSPSKYEANVLEAGMVITDEPGIYIEGSHGIRIENELVIRKGEETASGQFMHMDTITFVPIDLDAIDPSELSGDEKRYLNRYHKRVYEKLAEHLTDAEREWLQTYTREI from the coding sequence ATGAGTGCGAAAGAGACCATTGCCAAACTGAGAGCGCTGATGCAGGAGAAGAAGATCGACGTGTATGTGATTCCATCGGCGGACAACCATCAAAGCGAATACGTGGGCGAGCATTTTAAAGCGCGCGCTTTTGTCACCGGCTTTACCGGCTCAGCCGGAACCGCGGTGATCACGGCGAGCGAAGCGGGGCTGTGGACGGATGGACGCTATTTCCTCCAGGCGGAGCAGGAACTTTCCGGCAGCGGCGTTACGCTCTTTAAGAGCGGCAATCCCGGCGTGCCGAGCGTGCGCGACTATGTGGCGGCGGTATTGCCCGAAGGAGGAACACTCGGCTTTGACGGACGGTTGATCGCGATGCGGGAAGGCTGCGATTTTGCAGATGCGTTGCGTGCGAAACGAGGAAAAATCGAGTATGGACAGGATCTTGTCGATTCGGTCTGGCCGGATCGTCCGAAGTTGGCGACGGAGCCGGTGTTTCACCTTGTGGAGCGTTACTCGGGCGAGAGTACGGCGGCGAAGCTAAAACGCGTCCGGGCGGCGATGCACGAAGCCGGAGCGAGCCATCATCTGTTGACGACGCTCGACGATATTGCCTGGCTCTTCAACATTCGCGGTCGTGATGTGCTGTATTCGCCGCTGGTGCTCGCGTATGCGATTATTTCCCGGGAAAAGGCGGAACTGTTCATCGATGCGAGTCGCTTGCCTGCGGACGTAACGACGGAGTTGGAGAAGGACGACGTGGTGTTCGTACCATACAATGCGATCTATGAAGCGGTGAAACTGTTTGGCAAGAACGATGTCGTGCTGCTTGATCCGGAGCGGCTCAATTACGCGCTCTATCAGAATTTGCCGAGCTGCGTGAAGAAAGTGGAGGCGACGAATCCGACGATCCTTTTCAAGGCGGTCAAGAACGAAGTGGAACTGGCCAACATCGAGCGGGCGCATATCAAAGACGGCATCGCCTGCACGAAGCTGATGCATTGGCTAAAGACGCAGGCGCTTACGACGCGGATCACGGAAATCGGCGTTGCGGAAAAACTGGAGACGCTGCGCAAAGAACAGGACGGCTATTTGTGGCAAAGTTTTGCACCGATTTGCGCCTTTAAGGAACATGCGGCGCTGATGCATTATTCGGCGACGCCGGAAACGGATGCGGTGCTTAAGGCGGGGCATCTGTTTTTGGCCGATACGGGCGGCAATTATCTGGAAGGTTCGACCGATGTCACGCGGACGATCGCGATCGGCGAAGTGAGTGCGGAGCTGAAGAAGCATTTTACCGCAGTGGCCCGAGGGATGATGAATCTGGCGCGCGCGAAATTTCCGTATGGCTGCAAAGGCTACAATCTGGATGTGCTGGCCAGACAGCCGATCTGGGAACTGGGCATCGACTACAAATGCGGCACCGGACACGGCGTCGGTTATCTGCTTAACATCCACGAAGGGCCGAGCGGCTTTCGCTGGTACAGTTCGCCGTCGAAGTATGAGGCGAATGTGCTGGAAGCGGGCATGGTCATCACCGACGAGCCGGGCATTTATATCGAGGGTTCGCACGGCATCCGCATTGAGAATGAACTGGTGATTCGCAAGGGCGAGGAGACTGCGTCCGGTCAGTTCATGCATATGGATACGATCACGTTCGTGCCGATCGATCTGGATGCGATTGATCCGTCGGAGTTGAGCGGCGATGAGAAGCGGTACTTAAACCGTTATCATAAAAGGGTCTACGAAAAACTGGCGGAGCATCTTACGGATGCGGAAAGGGAATGGCTTCAAACGTACACCAGGGAAATTTAA
- a CDS encoding peptide MFS transporter has protein sequence MGETVGENRRPFGFYVCCLTFMFERMAYYSAKYLIFVFVAATVVTGGLGLTKVEAALIQSNLVAFTYLAPIIGGYLSDRYIGARYCVPVGLVLMAGGYFIGSGAQDATAMNLMITLVAVGTGLFKGNVSAINGALFEDEKQLDSAFSVQYSFVNVGAFIGTTAVGILVATTFASGDVQGFRPAFQLCGLICAITAIGFLFGMRFLGEAGKKPFKAGKHIEKKVETEVKPLTKVEKKKVFAIVMVSLFSVIFWVFWYLTYLAAYDYGGEFVNMNLGGFDVPLSWFDSLNAFVCIALGPVLGAIWFKMSKRPGGDLSLFKKLGLGLTFLGFSFLMLVGAEMSRGAGGALAGKASILWLIAFGVLLSIGEMLFSPLGNSFVAKHAPNKLYSVLMGVWIIATFIAGKSYGYLYAIATSYPIMQSYVVIPIILFVTAALLFVSDKKLVALLEEDVPAAEKAAVNK, from the coding sequence ATGGGAGAAACGGTGGGGGAAAACAGACGGCCGTTCGGATTTTATGTTTGCTGTCTGACATTCATGTTTGAAAGGATGGCGTATTATTCGGCCAAGTATCTGATCTTTGTCTTCGTTGCCGCGACGGTGGTGACAGGCGGCTTGGGGCTGACGAAAGTGGAAGCGGCCCTGATCCAGTCGAATTTGGTTGCGTTTACCTATCTGGCCCCGATCATCGGCGGTTATCTCTCGGATCGTTACATCGGCGCACGCTATTGCGTTCCGGTGGGCTTGGTGCTGATGGCAGGCGGGTATTTTATCGGCAGCGGCGCGCAGGACGCGACGGCGATGAATCTGATGATCACGCTGGTGGCGGTCGGTACCGGGCTCTTTAAGGGCAATGTTTCTGCGATCAACGGTGCGTTGTTTGAAGATGAAAAGCAGCTCGACTCGGCATTTTCGGTGCAGTATTCGTTCGTGAACGTCGGCGCGTTTATCGGCACGACGGCGGTGGGCATTCTGGTTGCGACCACGTTTGCGAGCGGCGATGTGCAGGGCTTTAGACCGGCGTTTCAATTATGCGGACTTATTTGTGCGATTACGGCAATCGGTTTCCTGTTCGGCATGCGTTTCTTAGGCGAAGCGGGCAAGAAGCCGTTCAAAGCGGGCAAGCATATCGAAAAGAAAGTGGAAACCGAAGTGAAGCCGCTGACCAAAGTGGAGAAGAAAAAGGTTTTTGCCATAGTTATGGTTTCGCTCTTCTCGGTCATTTTCTGGGTCTTCTGGTACCTGACGTATCTGGCGGCGTATGACTACGGCGGCGAATTTGTGAACATGAATCTGGGCGGTTTTGACGTGCCGTTATCCTGGTTTGACTCGCTGAATGCGTTTGTCTGCATCGCACTTGGCCCGGTGCTTGGCGCGATCTGGTTCAAAATGTCGAAGCGTCCAGGCGGCGATTTGAGCCTGTTTAAAAAATTAGGCCTGGGTCTGACGTTTCTTGGCTTTTCGTTCCTGATGCTGGTCGGCGCTGAAATGTCGAGAGGCGCGGGCGGAGCATTGGCGGGCAAGGCGAGCATTCTTTGGCTGATTGCGTTCGGCGTACTGCTGAGTATCGGCGAAATGCTCTTTTCGCCGCTCGGCAACTCGTTCGTGGCTAAACATGCGCCGAACAAGTTGTATTCGGTTCTGATGGGCGTCTGGATCATCGCCACGTTCATCGCGGGAAAATCCTACGGTTATCTGTACGCGATCGCGACCTCGTATCCGATCATGCAGTCCTATGTCGTGATTCCGATTATTTTATTCGTAACGGCGGCGCTGCTCTTCGTGTCCGATAAGAAATTGGTCGCGTTGCTGGAAGAGGATGTCCCGGCAGCGGAGAAAGCGGCGGTAAACAAATAA